One genomic segment of Pyruvatibacter mobilis includes these proteins:
- the ectA gene encoding diaminobutyrate acetyltransferase, with product MSSATAVQTTQTIHTIRPCAPEEAQDVWRLVASDPVIDTNSPYLYVMAADFWRDTFLVAHDEEGRLSGYVLGVPRPDRNAVFVWQITVAEHARRQGLADKMLDAVTAAARPLGLTMLEATVAPGNEASTRLFTRFAEKHGVPCEVSEGYAGSLFPEEDSQGERLFSIGPVPPGRAGNKT from the coding sequence GTGTCTTCGGCTACTGCCGTCCAGACGACCCAAACGATCCACACCATCCGCCCCTGCGCACCTGAAGAGGCGCAAGATGTATGGCGGCTGGTGGCATCCGATCCCGTGATCGACACTAACTCTCCCTATCTCTATGTGATGGCGGCGGATTTCTGGCGCGACACTTTCCTGGTTGCCCATGACGAGGAAGGCCGGCTGTCCGGCTATGTCCTCGGCGTCCCCCGTCCTGACCGCAACGCCGTCTTTGTCTGGCAGATCACGGTGGCGGAGCATGCCCGCCGCCAGGGCCTGGCCGACAAAATGCTGGACGCGGTCACAGCGGCGGCCCGTCCGCTCGGGCTGACAATGCTGGAGGCAACCGTTGCCCCCGGCAACGAGGCATCAACCCGCCTCTTCACCCGCTTCGCCGAAAAGCACGGCGTGCCCTGCGAAGTGAGCGAAGGCTATGCGGGTTCCCTGTTCCCCGAAGAAGACAGCCAGGGCGAGCGGCTGTTCTCCATCGGGCCGGTACCTCCAGGGCGCGCAGGGAACAAAACCTGA
- a CDS encoding lytic transglycosylase domain-containing protein: MTAVANINASQSTTSVVAAVKTAAASTGADFDYLLETAVRESSLNPSAKAKTSSASGLFQFIEQTWLGVVKRHGADFGLEAEAAAIDTTAGGRHKVTDKSAREAILALRHDPEVSALMAGALTNESARALEQGIGRKATSGELYLAHFMGPSGAIKLINTAESDPGTPAASLFPAAAKANTSIFYDGNGRARNVSEVYDRLTRDKDIGADARAAVAALEGAPQRVASAGASRPLVHQPADAVVNYRSPAQGGAGPLTFALSGGAVAASRPTLVLTPAVMDVLASLDPLPAASARKGEDDRYEWAEGDDTYAIPSRAVTQAYQDVLRGTLA, from the coding sequence ATGACCGCCGTTGCCAATATCAACGCCTCGCAGAGCACCACCAGCGTCGTTGCCGCCGTGAAGACGGCTGCTGCCTCGACAGGGGCGGATTTCGACTATCTGCTTGAGACGGCCGTGCGCGAAAGCTCGCTCAATCCCTCGGCAAAAGCCAAGACGTCCAGTGCGTCGGGCCTGTTCCAGTTCATCGAGCAGACATGGCTCGGCGTGGTCAAACGGCATGGCGCGGACTTCGGTCTGGAGGCCGAAGCTGCGGCCATCGACACCACGGCGGGTGGTCGGCACAAAGTGACCGACAAATCTGCCCGGGAGGCAATTCTTGCCCTGCGCCATGACCCGGAAGTGTCCGCCCTCATGGCCGGTGCGCTGACCAATGAGAGCGCGCGGGCGCTGGAGCAGGGCATTGGCCGCAAGGCGACGTCTGGTGAGCTCTATCTTGCCCACTTCATGGGGCCAAGCGGCGCGATCAAGCTCATCAACACGGCTGAGAGCGATCCGGGCACCCCGGCTGCGTCGCTGTTCCCGGCGGCTGCCAAGGCCAACACATCGATTTTCTATGACGGCAACGGCCGCGCCAGGAACGTGTCCGAGGTCTATGACCGGCTGACACGGGACAAGGATATCGGCGCCGACGCGCGGGCTGCCGTCGCCGCCCTTGAAGGTGCTCCGCAGCGGGTCGCCTCCGCCGGGGCATCGCGTCCGCTGGTGCATCAGCCCGCTGACGCGGTGGTGAACTACCGCAGCCCCGCCCAGGGCGGTGCCGGTCCGCTCACCTTTGCCCTGTCTGGCGGTGCTGTTGCCGCGTCACGCCCCACGCTGGTGCTGACGCCTGCCGTGATGGACGTGCTTGCGTCCCTCGACCCGCTCCCCGCAGCCTCCGCCCGCAAGGGTGAGGATGACCGCTATGAGTGGGCCGAAGGCGACGACACCTACGCCATCCCCTCCCGCGCCGTGACCCAGGCCTATCAGGACGTCCTGCGCGGCACGCTGGCCTGA
- a CDS encoding DUF2336 domain-containing protein: MAPQLTQSDITELLTAPTPDKRAQIARKVGRQIDAGGLSGQERLLANDILRLMVRDAAEMVRTAVAESLCAASEVPADVVNSIISDIDSVAVPFIERSPLITDEALLEIIEAGAPAKVLAIASRGSVSEEVSDAIARDGERDAVVRLLGNEGATLSTSAFSEVLTRWHDDVGIADRMAMRKALPLTVVERLVSVVSDEMKNRLVARGGVGNDIAERLAFEARESVTIKLFDGLDSIEDFALLMSHLQGAGRLSGTLIVRAACLGEMKFVEHALAQLARISPERAWTLVHDAGRLGLRALFQQARLSQDLYLPLRIAVDVYHEMVRSEEVLDREHFRRQIIERILTQPDGLKNDDLDFLLYQIARQEQIIAQREGEAADAVRAASA; the protein is encoded by the coding sequence ATGGCGCCGCAGCTCACACAGTCTGACATCACCGAACTTCTCACGGCCCCCACGCCGGACAAGCGGGCTCAAATCGCGCGCAAGGTCGGGCGGCAGATCGACGCCGGCGGGCTGAGCGGCCAGGAGCGCCTGCTCGCCAATGACATCCTGCGGCTCATGGTCCGTGATGCCGCTGAGATGGTGCGCACGGCGGTCGCTGAATCGCTCTGTGCCGCCAGCGAGGTTCCGGCGGATGTGGTCAACAGCATCATCAGTGACATCGACAGTGTCGCTGTGCCGTTCATCGAACGGTCGCCGCTGATCACCGATGAGGCGCTGCTTGAAATCATCGAGGCCGGCGCGCCGGCCAAGGTGCTTGCCATTGCAAGCCGGGGCAGCGTGTCCGAGGAGGTGTCTGACGCGATTGCCCGTGACGGGGAGCGCGATGCGGTGGTGCGTCTTCTCGGCAATGAGGGGGCAACCCTCTCGACGTCCGCCTTCAGCGAAGTGCTGACGCGGTGGCACGATGATGTCGGCATCGCCGACCGCATGGCCATGCGCAAGGCGCTGCCGCTCACGGTCGTCGAGCGCCTGGTATCCGTTGTGTCAGACGAGATGAAGAACCGTCTCGTTGCGCGGGGCGGGGTGGGCAATGACATTGCCGAGCGCCTCGCCTTCGAAGCGCGGGAAAGCGTCACCATCAAGCTGTTTGACGGGCTCGACAGCATCGAGGATTTCGCCCTGCTGATGAGCCATCTGCAGGGGGCGGGGCGCTTGTCCGGCACGTTGATCGTGCGTGCGGCCTGTCTCGGCGAAATGAAATTCGTGGAGCATGCGCTCGCACAGCTTGCCCGGATCAGCCCGGAGCGCGCCTGGACGCTGGTCCATGATGCGGGCCGGCTTGGCCTGCGAGCTCTGTTCCAGCAGGCGCGTCTCAGCCAGGATCTCTATCTGCCCCTGCGCATTGCCGTCGATGTCTATCACGAGATGGTGCGGTCGGAAGAAGTGCTCGACCGTGAGCATTTCCGCCGCCAGATCATCGAGCGCATTCTGACCCAGCCCGACGGGCTCAAGAATGATGATCTGGATTTCCTGCTCTACCAGATTGCCCGGCAGGAGCAGATCATCGCCCAGCGTGAGGGGGAAGCGGCTGACGCGGTCCGCGCCGCATCAGCCTGA
- a CDS encoding EAL domain-containing protein yields the protein MYRNSFRLTNTEIDEAFATRQFRLVFQPKIDLTTSRMVGVEGFARWQHPEFGVIPPALFLPVLAQQGRNQELTRFVLAEAISLLNGFPQGDDGFTVSVNVAPDELADGSLPVSIRLALTSADLDPSRLVIDLPERGLATAPDRARDTIHALRQIGVGLAIECAPEPHLDFAAGDPPFDVAAFRELKIGGQAIIQFASRLEGTGLGLLNKRIAFARNHGMTTTAVGAETAESLGTLQRLGFAQVQGNAISQPLMPQDLAHFDAETTMAGLVNSTQERPKKKSPATPPPESLAAQPSAPRAKVQVVRGKASVELMTQGNEETATRIYRLSIPKPDNAVPGRPDAEDAEPRSFMSRLQRSLARSLNL from the coding sequence ATGTATCGCAATTCCTTCCGTCTCACCAATACCGAGATCGACGAGGCCTTTGCCACGCGGCAGTTCCGCCTCGTCTTCCAGCCCAAAATCGACCTCACCACATCACGCATGGTGGGCGTCGAGGGCTTCGCGCGCTGGCAGCACCCTGAATTCGGCGTCATCCCCCCGGCCCTGTTCCTCCCCGTCCTTGCCCAACAGGGGCGTAACCAGGAACTCACGCGCTTTGTGCTGGCAGAAGCCATCAGCCTGCTAAACGGATTTCCGCAAGGCGATGACGGCTTCACCGTGTCGGTCAATGTGGCCCCGGACGAATTGGCGGACGGCTCCCTGCCCGTCTCCATCCGCCTTGCGCTCACGTCTGCCGATCTCGATCCTTCCCGCCTGGTGATTGACCTGCCGGAACGCGGCCTCGCTACCGCGCCGGACAGGGCACGGGACACCATCCATGCCTTGCGGCAGATCGGTGTCGGTCTTGCCATTGAGTGCGCGCCGGAACCGCACCTGGACTTTGCCGCAGGCGACCCGCCTTTCGACGTGGCAGCCTTCCGTGAGCTGAAGATCGGCGGACAGGCCATTATCCAGTTTGCCAGCCGGCTGGAGGGTACCGGCCTCGGTCTCCTCAACAAGCGCATCGCCTTTGCCCGCAACCATGGCATGACGACAACGGCCGTCGGTGCCGAGACCGCCGAGAGCCTGGGAACGCTCCAGCGGCTCGGATTCGCCCAGGTGCAGGGCAACGCTATTTCGCAGCCCCTCATGCCCCAGGACCTCGCGCATTTCGATGCCGAGACCACCATGGCGGGACTGGTCAATTCGACGCAGGAACGCCCAAAGAAAAAGAGCCCGGCGACGCCGCCCCCGGAGAGCCTTGCAGCACAGCCTTCCGCCCCGCGCGCCAAGGTGCAGGTCGTGCGCGGCAAGGCCAGCGTTGAACTGATGACGCAGGGGAATGAAGAGACGGCAACACGGATCTACCGCCTGAGCATTCCCAAGCCTGACAACGCCGTACCCGGAAGGCCAGACGCCGAGGATGCCGAACCCCGCAGCTTCATGTCCCGCCTGCAGCGCAGCCTCGCCCGGTCACTGAACCTCTAG
- a CDS encoding CaiB/BaiF CoA transferase family protein: protein MLEGIRVVELATYIAAPAAAGIMADWGAEVIKVEPLQGDAIRGMFKNVSAANVEGNPIFDMDNRGKRGLAVDLRNPQGAEALKKLVLSADVFITNVRPGGLARAGLDWATLHAEKPELIYASVTGYGLTGEEKDRPGFDMAAFWARSGVANLTAPKGSEPFPLRVGQGDHTTGLATLNGILGALFERTRTGKGRLIEASLLRTGIYSIASDMAIQLRYGRIASTKGRTEAVNALNNFFQCACGTWLCLLTRHSGDIFGPIARAIGRPELAEDERFLTAKSRRANAEVLVTILDEEFSKHDIAEWGRRLDEQDVVWAPVQTLAQVAEDKQAEAAGVFVEIPDGEGGSGKSVGGPVRLPNEDGTTADKVRGPAPAIGQHTEEILRELGYDDASIASMRDAGAIN, encoded by the coding sequence ATGCTTGAAGGCATTCGCGTCGTCGAACTCGCCACCTATATCGCCGCGCCTGCCGCCGCCGGCATCATGGCCGACTGGGGCGCCGAGGTGATCAAGGTGGAACCGCTTCAGGGCGACGCGATCCGCGGCATGTTCAAGAACGTGTCTGCCGCCAATGTGGAAGGCAACCCGATCTTCGACATGGACAACCGCGGCAAGCGCGGCCTTGCCGTGGACCTGCGCAACCCGCAGGGCGCCGAAGCGCTGAAAAAGCTCGTCCTGTCGGCCGACGTCTTCATCACCAATGTGCGCCCCGGCGGCCTGGCCCGCGCCGGCCTCGACTGGGCCACACTGCACGCCGAAAAGCCGGAACTGATCTATGCCAGCGTTACGGGCTATGGCCTGACCGGCGAAGAGAAGGACCGACCCGGCTTCGACATGGCGGCCTTCTGGGCCCGCTCCGGCGTTGCCAATCTGACAGCGCCCAAGGGCTCCGAACCCTTCCCCCTCCGCGTCGGCCAGGGCGATCACACCACGGGCCTTGCAACCCTCAACGGTATTCTCGGCGCCCTGTTCGAGCGCACCCGCACCGGCAAGGGCCGCCTGATTGAGGCGTCCTTGCTGCGCACCGGCATCTATTCCATTGCCTCTGATATGGCGATCCAGCTGCGCTACGGGCGCATCGCCTCCACCAAGGGCCGCACCGAGGCCGTGAACGCGCTGAACAATTTCTTCCAGTGCGCCTGCGGCACATGGCTGTGCCTGCTGACACGGCACTCCGGCGACATCTTCGGCCCCATCGCCCGCGCCATCGGGCGCCCCGAACTGGCCGAGGACGAACGATTCCTGACCGCAAAATCGCGCCGCGCCAATGCCGAAGTGCTGGTGACGATCCTCGACGAGGAATTTTCAAAACACGACATTGCTGAATGGGGCCGCCGCCTCGATGAGCAGGATGTGGTGTGGGCACCGGTGCAGACCCTCGCGCAGGTGGCCGAGGACAAGCAGGCGGAAGCAGCAGGCGTGTTCGTGGAGATCCCGGACGGTGAAGGCGGCAGCGGCAAATCCGTTGGAGGCCCGGTGCGTCTGCCCAATGAAGACGGCACGACAGCGGACAAGGTGCGCGGGCCCGCCCCGGCGATCGGTCAGCACACCGAGGAAATCCTCCGCGAGCTCGGCTATGACGATGCGAGCATCGCCTCCATGCGCGACGCCGGAGCGATCAACTAG
- a CDS encoding TetR/AcrR family transcriptional regulator, whose protein sequence is MARPQMGDERREQILAAFEACVMRAGLAKTTLTDVASECGLPRSLVRYHIGNRAEMVDLLIDRMVERAEDGVARLRPKGRAMTTHDLVDVLFTNTFTNDVTNTVVNELWYLAERDDNMRDRLRAMYGRITRMLTTQMEKDGLGSSPQARRDTAYAILSLTYGNEAFQFLGLQGGRRAAALAAARTLVDTMATEGTGTKTKKEKQK, encoded by the coding sequence ATGGCACGACCGCAGATGGGAGACGAACGCCGCGAGCAGATACTCGCAGCCTTCGAAGCCTGCGTGATGCGCGCGGGCCTGGCCAAAACGACACTGACGGACGTGGCGTCGGAATGCGGCCTGCCCCGCTCCCTGGTGCGTTACCACATCGGCAACCGGGCAGAGATGGTGGACCTTCTGATCGACCGCATGGTGGAACGCGCCGAAGACGGCGTTGCCCGCCTGCGGCCGAAGGGGCGCGCCATGACCACCCACGACCTCGTGGACGTCCTCTTCACCAACACCTTCACCAACGATGTGACCAACACGGTGGTGAACGAGCTGTGGTACCTCGCCGAGCGTGACGATAACATGCGCGACCGGCTGCGTGCCATGTATGGCCGCATCACCCGGATGCTCACCACACAGATGGAAAAGGACGGCCTCGGCAGCAGCCCGCAGGCACGCCGTGACACTGCCTACGCCATTCTCTCCCTGACCTATGGCAATGAAGCCTTCCAGTTCCTCGGGCTGCAGGGAGGCCGGCGCGCTGCGGCCCTCGCTGCCGCTCGCACCCTGGTCGACACCATGGCGACAGAGGGAACAGGGACGAAAACCAAAAAGGAAAAACAGAAATGA
- a CDS encoding serine hydrolase domain-containing protein, with the protein MKKLLLGGAALLLAAGAAGYVFFGSNIDRATTVATLFTGEEQYQNFHRMDDMFPVNRLPASDKPYDFPDGERISLPATFTYKGDTVDTEEFIKLTDTGALLVLKDGKVVYENYWLTGGRDEQWLSMSVAKSFISTLVGIAVEEGHIESIEQPVTAYLPDLEGSAYDGVRIKDILQMSSGAAWNEDYSDPDSDINRFGRIFALGGSLNDFMATLEREREPGTYNHYNSTDTQVLGALVVAATGRSIADYMTEKLWQPLGAESDAFWLTDDEGMEMAFGGFNATARDYAKLGELFRKGGEWRGKQLVPADWAKAAVTPDAPHLLPEAENGIPFPLGYGYQWWVLDSTEGEFSGIGVYNQFVYVNPAKDVTIVKLSAFSDYAKDLEQRSYREEETFEMFRAIVDSL; encoded by the coding sequence ATGAAGAAACTGCTTTTGGGCGGTGCCGCCCTGCTGCTGGCAGCAGGGGCCGCTGGCTATGTGTTTTTCGGCAGCAATATCGACCGTGCCACGACGGTGGCAACGCTGTTCACCGGGGAGGAGCAGTACCAGAACTTCCATCGCATGGATGACATGTTCCCGGTGAACCGCCTGCCGGCATCGGATAAGCCCTACGACTTCCCGGACGGCGAGAGGATCAGCCTGCCCGCCACCTTCACCTACAAGGGTGACACGGTGGATACCGAAGAGTTCATCAAGCTGACCGACACCGGCGCCCTCTTGGTGCTGAAGGACGGCAAGGTCGTCTATGAAAATTACTGGCTGACCGGCGGGCGCGACGAGCAATGGCTCTCCATGTCCGTCGCCAAGAGCTTCATCTCGACGCTGGTGGGGATTGCGGTCGAGGAAGGTCACATCGAGAGCATCGAGCAGCCGGTGACGGCCTATCTGCCGGACCTGGAAGGGTCTGCCTATGACGGCGTCCGCATCAAGGACATTCTGCAGATGTCATCAGGGGCTGCGTGGAACGAGGATTACTCGGACCCGGACTCCGACATCAATCGCTTCGGCCGCATCTTCGCCCTCGGCGGATCGCTCAACGACTTCATGGCCACGCTGGAGCGCGAGCGGGAGCCGGGCACCTATAACCACTACAACTCGACCGACACGCAGGTGCTGGGCGCGCTTGTGGTGGCAGCCACCGGCCGCAGCATTGCCGACTACATGACCGAAAAGCTCTGGCAGCCGCTGGGCGCTGAAAGCGATGCTTTCTGGCTCACCGACGATGAAGGCATGGAAATGGCCTTTGGCGGGTTCAACGCCACGGCACGTGACTATGCCAAGCTCGGCGAACTGTTCCGCAAGGGCGGTGAATGGCGCGGAAAGCAGCTGGTGCCTGCGGACTGGGCAAAGGCCGCTGTGACGCCGGACGCGCCGCATCTGCTGCCGGAGGCAGAAAACGGCATCCCCTTCCCGCTCGGTTATGGCTACCAGTGGTGGGTGCTGGACAGCACCGAGGGCGAGTTCTCGGGCATCGGGGTCTACAACCAGTTCGTCTATGTGAACCCCGCCAAAGACGTGACCATCGTCAAGCTGTCGGCCTTCAGCGACTACGCCAAGGACCTCGAACAGAGGTCCTACCGTGAGGAGGAAACCTTCGAGATGTTCCGCGCCATCGTGGACAGCCTCTGA
- a CDS encoding ectoine synthase, protein MIIRDLADIVGTDMDVKGKGWTSRRLLLAKDGMGFSLHDTLIHVGHELHLHYVNHLEAVYCIEGKGRILDKATGKVTDLHPGVVYALNEHDDHMIEADEEMRMVCVFNPPVTGTEVHDETGAYPAATE, encoded by the coding sequence ATGATTATTCGCGATCTTGCAGACATCGTCGGCACCGACATGGACGTGAAGGGCAAAGGCTGGACCTCCCGCCGTCTGCTGCTGGCCAAGGACGGCATGGGCTTCTCCCTGCATGACACCCTGATCCATGTGGGCCACGAACTGCACCTCCACTATGTGAACCACCTCGAAGCGGTCTACTGCATCGAGGGCAAGGGCCGCATCCTCGACAAGGCGACCGGCAAGGTTACGGACCTGCACCCCGGCGTGGTCTATGCGCTGAACGAACATGACGACCACATGATCGAAGCCGACGAGGAGATGCGCATGGTCTGCGTGTTCAACCCGCCGGTGACGGGCACTGAGGTGCACGACGAAACGGGCGCCTACCCCGCAGCCACCGAATAG
- the ectB gene encoding diaminobutyrate--2-oxoglutarate transaminase, whose translation MSIFNDVESSVRSYCRSFPTTFERASGYRMWDQTGREYLDFFAGAGTLNYGHNPDDMKWALIRYLTNDGVAHGLDMHTGAKARFLERFKEVILEPRDMDHRVLFPGPTGTNAVETAVKAARLTKGRDKIVSFTNAFHGMTLGSLSLTGNSMKREGAGMPLGGDVIRMPFCGYMDDEMDTIDYFERTLEDPGSGIDLPAAVIVETIQGEGGLNVATKEWLQRLQGICRKHDMLLIADDIQVGCGRTGKFFSFEDAGIKPDIICLSKSISGFGLPMAIVLLAPECDVFEPGQHNGTFRGNNLAFVTATQALERWATKDFEQHVHSMAKAMKSKLETIIDDFPGLKPYHKGRGMMQGIAVEPAELAGEISAAAFERGMLIETAGAHDEVVKLLPPLILDAEGLDKGMSILRESFAEVAARHGLDEESGNVVSLKKSAS comes from the coding sequence ATGTCTATCTTCAATGATGTTGAATCCAGCGTCCGCAGCTACTGCCGCAGCTTCCCCACGACCTTCGAACGGGCCAGCGGCTACCGCATGTGGGACCAGACCGGCCGCGAATATCTCGATTTCTTCGCCGGTGCCGGCACCCTGAACTACGGCCATAACCCCGACGACATGAAGTGGGCGCTGATCCGCTATCTCACCAATGACGGCGTGGCTCACGGCCTCGACATGCACACCGGCGCCAAGGCGCGCTTCCTCGAGCGCTTCAAGGAAGTGATCCTCGAGCCGCGCGACATGGATCATCGTGTCCTGTTCCCCGGACCGACGGGCACCAATGCCGTGGAAACAGCGGTCAAGGCGGCGCGCCTGACCAAGGGCCGCGACAAGATCGTGAGCTTCACCAACGCCTTCCACGGCATGACACTGGGCTCGCTGAGCCTGACCGGCAACTCCATGAAGCGCGAAGGCGCCGGCATGCCCTTGGGCGGCGACGTCATCCGCATGCCGTTCTGCGGCTACATGGACGACGAGATGGACACCATCGACTACTTCGAGCGCACGCTTGAGGATCCGGGCTCGGGCATCGACCTGCCGGCGGCGGTGATCGTCGAGACGATCCAGGGCGAAGGCGGCCTCAATGTCGCCACCAAGGAATGGCTGCAGCGCCTGCAGGGCATCTGCCGCAAGCACGACATGCTGCTGATCGCCGACGATATCCAGGTGGGCTGCGGCCGCACCGGCAAGTTCTTCTCCTTCGAGGACGCGGGGATCAAGCCGGACATCATCTGCCTGTCCAAGTCGATCTCCGGCTTCGGCCTGCCCATGGCCATCGTGCTGCTGGCGCCGGAATGCGACGTGTTCGAACCCGGCCAGCACAACGGCACGTTCCGCGGCAACAACCTCGCCTTCGTGACCGCCACGCAGGCGCTGGAGCGCTGGGCGACCAAGGATTTCGAACAGCACGTGCACAGCATGGCCAAGGCCATGAAGTCGAAGCTGGAAACGATCATCGACGATTTCCCCGGTCTCAAGCCTTATCACAAGGGCCGCGGCATGATGCAGGGCATCGCCGTCGAGCCGGCCGAACTGGCAGGCGAGATTTCAGCGGCAGCCTTCGAGCGCGGCATGCTGATCGAGACCGCCGGCGCCCATGACGAGGTGGTCAAGCTGCTCCCGCCGCTCATCCTCGACGCCGAGGGCCTGGACAAGGGTATGTCCATTCTGCGCGAGAGCTTTGCGGAAGTCGCCGCGCGCCACGGCCTCGACGAGGAAAGCGGCAATGTGGTGTCGCTGAAGAAGAGCGCCAGCTAA
- a CDS encoding acyl-CoA dehydrogenase family protein, with translation MDLPATQYTPVTFTPEQVALRDHFRKYMMAELDPQTGDFENGGNPYPFMKKMTADLGLAADADKLEQTGGVKSEGNGDRKNDPDAAALMRFARTQIQIEVARVNPGFGLSWGASIGLFGSNVRSKGTPDQVKKYVPDVLRGDKVGSWCLTEPGAGSDAFGSMKTTARRDGDDYILNGSKTFITNAPYADYFLVYARNQEDGLIQAFIVERDYKGVDTSKPFDKMGMKSSPTGMVYLDDVRVPAENLLGGGQKDRDHVRKSLASERIGIAVMSYAIAERCYDIAVDYAKTREQGGQPIGNYQLVQQRLARMYVDLSNSRRIVYSNEEMDILDACAGKLYVAEAGTRVAMEAIHILAGNGYMAEYVVERLARDAKLLELGGGTTEIQILTIGKAIMAAQ, from the coding sequence ATGGACCTGCCCGCCACCCAATACACACCCGTTACCTTCACGCCCGAGCAGGTGGCCCTGCGCGACCATTTCCGCAAATACATGATGGCGGAACTCGACCCGCAGACAGGCGACTTCGAGAATGGCGGCAACCCCTACCCCTTCATGAAGAAGATGACGGCCGATCTGGGCCTCGCCGCTGACGCGGACAAGCTGGAACAGACAGGCGGGGTGAAATCCGAAGGCAACGGCGACCGCAAGAATGATCCCGACGCGGCTGCGCTGATGCGCTTTGCCCGCACCCAGATCCAGATCGAAGTCGCGCGCGTCAATCCCGGCTTTGGTCTTTCCTGGGGTGCGAGCATCGGCCTCTTCGGCTCCAATGTCCGCAGCAAGGGCACGCCTGACCAGGTGAAGAAATACGTGCCGGATGTGCTGCGCGGCGACAAGGTGGGCTCATGGTGCCTGACCGAACCGGGTGCCGGCTCGGACGCCTTCGGTTCCATGAAGACCACCGCCCGCCGCGATGGGGACGACTATATCCTCAACGGCAGCAAGACCTTCATCACCAATGCGCCTTATGCGGACTACTTCCTTGTCTACGCCCGCAACCAGGAAGACGGTTTGATCCAGGCCTTCATCGTCGAGCGCGACTACAAGGGCGTGGACACCTCCAAGCCCTTCGACAAGATGGGCATGAAGTCGTCGCCCACGGGCATGGTCTATCTCGATGACGTCCGGGTGCCGGCCGAAAATCTCCTGGGTGGCGGTCAGAAAGACCGCGACCATGTGCGCAAGTCACTCGCCTCCGAACGCATCGGCATCGCCGTCATGTCCTATGCCATCGCCGAGCGCTGCTACGACATTGCCGTTGACTACGCCAAGACCCGCGAGCAGGGAGGCCAGCCGATCGGCAATTACCAGCTCGTGCAGCAGCGCCTGGCGCGGATGTATGTGGATCTGTCGAACTCCCGGCGCATCGTCTATTCGAACGAGGAGATGGACATTCTCGATGCCTGCGCAGGCAAGCTCTATGTGGCTGAAGCGGGCACGCGGGTGGCCATGGAGGCGATCCACATCCTCGCGGGCAATGGCTACATGGCGGAGTATGTTGTGGAACGGCTGGCACGCGACGCGAAGCTGCTGGAACTCGGCGGCGGCACCACCGAGATTCAGATCCTCACGATCGGCAAGGCCATCATGGCTGCGCAGTAA